Part of the bacterium genome, CGGCCCGCGACGCGCCGGGCGACCAGGCGATCGTGCAGGGCTTCCCACGCGCGGGCCGCCGGTCCCGGCGCCGCGCCTTCGGCCGCCGTCCGCCGCCAGCGCCGCACCAGCCACTTCTCCCCTCCATGCCGCCAATCAAGGATCCGCACGGTTCTCCTCCTCGACGCCGAAAAAGGCCGCCAACTCCGCGCGTGCCGCGGCCACGGACGCCCCGTCGTCGGCCACGCGAAGTTCGGGGCCCGCGTCGATCCGGACCCGACTGAAGGGCAGGGGCACCACGGTGCGGTCCCACGTCGCCAGAACGCGCGCCCGCGCGGCCGCCATGCGCAGCGGGGCCAGCGGCGCCCCGGTCAGACGGGCCAGCTGCAAGCCCCCGTCGTGGATCACCCCGAACGGACCCTTGGGCCCGTCGACGGCCACACCGATGCTGCGCCCGGCTTCCAACTCCCGTCGCAGTGCCACGAAGGCCCGCGCCCCGTTGTCGCCGGTGGCCCCGCGGACGTAACCGTAGCACGCCGTGCCCAGGGTGCGGATGAGGATGTCGCCATCGGGACTGCTGCTGACCAGCAGGGTGGGCCGCGCCGGGGCCACATGCAGGATGGCGCCCAGGATATCGCGGTGCAGGCAGGCGAAGATGCGCGGACCGCCCCCGGCGGGAACCGGCGGGCCCGCGAGGCGCAGGGAGGCCGCCAGGCCGCGCCACGCCGGCGGGGCGAGCAGCAGCTTGAGCCCCTGGAGTCCCACCTCAGGCCCCGTGCCCGGCCCGGGCCTCGTCCCGTTCGGCGGCCAGCGCGAGGATCTCGGCCGCCGTGCGCCGCCACACGCCGGCGGCTCCGCACAGGTCGCGCAGGCGGCGCACGTCGCCGTAGAAACGCTCGCGCTCGGCCGGGCGGGCCAGCCACCGCAGCAGATTGCGGGCCAGCGGCAGCGGCGTGGCGTCCTCCTGGAAGTGCTCCCGCACGATGCGGCGATCCATGATGAGGTTGCTCAGGCCGATGTGGTGGGTGCGCACGAGACGGCGGGCGATGAAGGCGTTCACCGCGCCGGTGCGGTAGACGAGTTCGTGGGGCACGCCGGCCAGGGCGGCCTCCAGGCTGGCGGTGCCGCTGCACACGAGGGCCAGGTCGAGGCGGCGCATGAGTTCCGGCAGGGGCTCGCGACTGATCTCGAAGGGCCCCTCGAAGACGTCATTCACCACGAGGGGGTCGATGCCCGGCGCCGCCGAGACCAC contains:
- a CDS encoding DUF374 domain-containing protein; amino-acid sequence: MGLQGLKLLLAPPAWRGLAASLRLAGPPVPAGGGPRIFACLHRDILGAILHVAPARPTLLVSSSPDGDILIRTLGTACYGYVRGATGDNGARAFVALRRELEAGRSIGVAVDGPKGPFGVIHDGGLQLARLTGAPLAPLRMAAARARVLATWDRTVVPLPFSRVRIDAGPELRVADDGASVAAARAELAAFFGVEEENRADP